GtgaccctggtgctgctgcgTAGGAGAATGAAGGCTCTGAAGGCAGTGACCCTGGTGCTGCTCATCAGTCTGCTCTTGTTCGGTGAGTCTTGGTGGAACTGGGACCTGAGCATGGTGCCTTAGGAGATAGGGCTCCATGTGCTCTGACCGGAGTAGCCCAGCAAAGAGTAGGAAGAAGTGAGAGAGGTGTGCCAGTTCCCCCTGCTTCAGAGGAATGGCTGTGGAGGCAAGGAAGGGCTCAGCCAGTTCTCTTAAGGCGATGGAGGGGCAGTGGCTATCCTCCCCTGTCCCCAGGAGCTGAAAAGCTTCTGCAGGACAAGGAGCATGTTCCATGGGAAGGAATATCTGTGTGCTGTGAAGCCCTCTTTCACAACCTTTCTCAAAGACTACAAGAGGAGAAACAACTGTGGCAGCTGGGAGAGCCAGGGAAAGGGAAGCCGATGCATAACCCAGCCTCAGACCAAGTTCAAAGCGTAAGGAGAGTTTTGCTGTGTGTCTTAACAGGCGTTCACCACGTGGGACTGCTGGGTGAAGAAGGCCTCtggaaggctgcagcaggatgccAGGCCTTCACCTCCTCCCCCCCCGAACAGCAGGTGACATTCAGGTTTCTTCAGATCGAGACTGGTTCTACCAGGACGTAACGTACCACACAGTAAAACACTGTGGCTAGGGTTGGGGACAGTTGGCATCCTGGCAGGTCGTTCGGGTGAAGGTCAGCTGTACCGAATATCAGTGTCTCCACAGCCAGTGGCACTGCACACGGCTgataaaaagaattattatgCAGATATGGGCTTGCTTAGGTTCCAGCAAAACACTGGTCTGTTGCGGTTTGTGATGACTGTTCCCTTCATTGTTGTTCCAGGCGCCTTCCGTCCTCTCTGGATGCGACGAGGAGACGTGGAGGTACAGGTTATTTCCTCTCGACTTGAGGGTGATTTAGAGGAGCTCTGCCCCTGGGCCTCAGCAGGACATCGTTTCTGTCCTGCCTCACAGAGACTTCACCTAGCATAGCTTCCTGACCTTCTCCCATTGCCCTTTCTTCCTGTCTGTCAAATGGTCACCTATAGCTCCCCACATCCACTAGAGGACTGGGGCCACCCATCCGTCACCCTTTTGCTTGGCCTGGTCTGCTTACAGCAAAGCAGGGGAGAGAGATGCTGTGGAGAGGAAccatctggcagcagcagccaccctcccttgctccctgtGTGTCTTGCAGCTTTCCATGTTCATGTCTGAGTTGTTCTAGTTAGTATTTTCTATAGGGAATACCACCTGCTCCCCTTCAGATCTGCTCTTGCCTGGCTTTGATAAGACATTGGCACATGTAGTAGGGAACGTGGCGGCTTTGGGCACACTGGAGATGTTCCTCAGTTTCCCCAAATGTTCCCGGGCAGCCAGGAAGCTGCTTCTCAGCCTGAAACTCTAAGCACTTTGGACCAAGCTCTCCCGACTGCTTAAGACATGATTGCCCTGCCAGTCGTTCAGAGCCAGGCTTCTTACCTTGCTCACACCCCCATGGTGTTCGAGAGGCCAGCCACAAGAGTGACAGTCTCTTGTTTCTCGCTTTCCTAGGCCAGCAGCGAATGAAATAGGAGAAGCACTGAGTAGAGCCCAGATCCCCAAAGAACAGCTCCAGATGCTCCAGCAAGAGTTTTATCACCAGCATTACATCACAAGGGATGTCACCGAGCGTGCTCTCCATGAAGCCTTGAAGCAGTCTAAGCTCCCAGGCTTTTCTGGATTGGTAAGGGCATGCTGCAGAAGGCTCTACTCAGaggtttctttcctccctccagaCTTTATCTTTCTACAGTTCCCTGTCCTGGCTAGCCAAAAGGCTGGTGTGGCTGGAACAAGTGCTGTGCATGGCCACACCTCCTTTCCTCTCGCTCCACACTTCTGTATGGGGGAAGAGAGCACCGTGATGGGAGTCCCAGTTGCTGTACTTATACCTTTCTCAGTGTAGAGCAAGCCTGGGAGGTTTCCAGGCAATCTGGGCTTTCCTCACAGCTGAGTTGAACCTCATACACCTTCCCCTTGGCTGGCCTTGCAAGGGAGATGATTGTcccattccttttcctgttaACAGGCGCTTGCCTTtgttctcttccccaggctgttCAAGGGATCATCAATCAAGTCTTggagaagctggaagaaagCCAAGTCCCGATGACTGATTATGCCCTCAAATCGTCAGGTGCTGTGCCGTTGTACACAGACTGGTTCCAGAGTGCTTCCTGCGCACACTGACAAGATGGGCCTTGGAACGGGCTCAGTGGTAGGAGAGAAAGGGCAAGAAGCCGAGGGCCACACTGTGCCCTAAAAAACGTACCCACTGACAGACTCTGGAAGCGGCTGGACTCCACCTAAAGAGCAGAAAGCCTAGCTGACATTCCAGCTGACATTACCATAGGTTCATgagtcccagctctgctttccagaggGATCACGCcaggaagaaagaggggaatcccactgcaggagatggaggagcACTTAACAGCATTTCTCAGGCGAACAGTGCAATATTCCTCCTGACACTGCTCAATGATCGTgcttatgttttcatttccagggGCTGCTGTCATTCCTGAATACACAAGTCCATCCTACCGGAGTTCGGCATATAAAATCGTGTTGTTTTCCCTGCTATCGCTGGATTATGTGAGATCTCCTGAACTTATTCTTGAGGTAGGAGCaccaagaaacaggaaaacGAAAGGCGGGtttgggggtgtgtgggggggtgtTGGAGAATGCAACCATGCTGCTGAGAGTTGCCTTTACCCTTCTCTTTGCTCCTCAAAGCTTTCTTTCCCTGTCACATTCTTGTATGGACTCACTCACTGTCTCCCTGCCGAGTATTTCCTCTCCCAGACTGCCTCAGGTCCTCCATCTGAGCTGCTAGCAGGCAGCCTTGGTCCTGCAGCCTTTGTCTTCCTCGTCCCTGTGCAAACTGTCAGCATGGCTGAGGGCCTGCACTGCTGGAGGGCCCCACTCTGTGTTGGCAAGCTCTCCTGGCACTGATCATGGGAACACACCCAGTTGCGTGCCTTCACAGTGCTTCTACAGTGCTGAAGGGGTCTTGTGACCTGTGGATTCTCAcaactgctgctctgtttgGTACTGGCAGGGTCTGACCCAAGGCACTAGATGcagttcagagcagagctggtgggCCAGATCAGTTCTTACTCCGTGATGCTCATGGCAGAAACGAAAGCCGGGGCACTCTTCTCCACGTGAACGcagtttcttcttctcctttcagaaggaaaatcatCCAGGAAACTGCTGGCCCTTCCATGGAAGTCAGGGACACGTCCTCATCAAGCTCTCTGTGCCAATCATTCCCAGAGCAGTCACCATGGACCATGTCTCAGGGCCACCGCTCCTCAAAAACGGTGTCTCCAGTGCTCCAAAGGACTTTGCTGTCTACGTAAGTGATTTCTCTGAGTGGGGGGCAGAGGGTTGCTCAGCATTTCTAAGCAGGGGGTAAATACGGGTCAGAACCCAGAGGCCTGCGGCTCCCTCTTGCCTTGCAGAAGAACCAGGCTCCTTGGAGTTGCTCCCTTTCCATTGGACTCCTCTTTTGTCCAATATACCACACAAAAGGAGGCTTCTGGGCCAAGACCGTGCTCCAGGAGCCACAGGGAAAATGAGCTGGCACAGTGTCTGCCCCTTGGACCTTCCTGGCTCCCAATGCCAGTGAGCATTGGTGATCCTCAGGGATCATTACCCTGGGAATGTCTGCTCCTTTTCTGACAGCCTACACTCGTTAAGTAGGCAAGTGTGGCAGCACCCTGGCTAGCTTCAGCTTCTCGTCTTTTCCCTGTGATTATCTTCCTTGGGCTATGTAGATGAAATAAATCAGGACTTCACCACCAGAGGTTCAGTCTTGCCATGGTGGACCAGGGCACTCATGTTTTCTCCACCCCATCGTTCCCTAGGCGGTGACGGAAGACCaggaggagcagc
This window of the Melopsittacus undulatus isolate bMelUnd1 chromosome 3, bMelUnd1.mat.Z, whole genome shotgun sequence genome carries:
- the LOC117435936 gene encoding SUN domain-containing protein 3-like; translation: MPVVCTSVQKERVSRWGQVLKRKMKALKAVTLVLLRRRMKALKAVTLVLLISLLLFGVHHVGLLGEEGLWKAAAGCQAFTSSPPEQQAPSVLSGCDEETWRPAANEIGEALSRAQIPKEQLQMLQQEFYHQHYITRDVTERALHEALKQSKLPGFSGLAVQGIINQVLEKLEESQVPMTDYALKSSGAAVIPEYTSPSYRSSAYKIVLFSLLSLDYVRSPELILEKENHPGNCWPFHGSQGHVLIKLSVPIIPRAVTMDHVSGPPLLKNGVSSAPKDFAVYAVTEDQEEQLLGLFVFLAPLNPTQTFQLKNEISGSVNYILLRVLSNWGHPDYTCVYRFRVHGDPASKEGKVAL